A window from Chryseobacterium vaccae encodes these proteins:
- a CDS encoding tetratricopeptide repeat protein, with translation MKKLIAILGVVILLGGMAYLFLFKNDNEKFFDQGVEYYNQKQYNDALFYFEKAEQLDNVEALKYSGTIYLESGDPQKAISKFEKYISKIGLNDNDSKFALNDLGVAYFKLNDIENAKKYWKKAAELGNITSSNNLKELETKMK, from the coding sequence ATGAAAAAACTAATTGCAATATTGGGTGTGGTTATATTACTAGGGGGAATGGCCTATCTTTTTTTGTTTAAGAATGACAATGAAAAATTTTTTGATCAAGGAGTGGAATATTATAACCAGAAACAATACAATGACGCTCTATTTTATTTTGAAAAAGCTGAACAATTGGACAATGTTGAAGCATTAAAATATTCCGGAACGATTTATCTTGAATCCGGAGATCCTCAAAAAGCAATTTCTAAGTTTGAAAAATACATAAGTAAGATTGGCCTTAATGATAATGATTCAAAGTTTGCATTAAATGATTTAGGAGTTGCTTATTTTAAGCTCAATGATATAGAAAATGCAAAAAAGTATTGGAAAAAGGCAGCAGAATTGGGGAATATAACGAGTTCAAATAATCTGAAAGAACTTGAGACAAAAATGAAATAA
- a CDS encoding DUF6000 family protein produces MYLHSAGATVRHSSIFTHLESYKNDFTLSQEFIDKWVIPFYMKIRYTSGSWTEELKQLKDEITEEVILALLGDFNWRTRTVGAYLSALKNYENHIDIIGTHFLKSEVCYAGDLYALILAFYNNEKSMEYLDQYLTYYLQQPHLDFDQESVLETVAYLDQFNKTNHLLKYTDDWENMTEYRNRGSKTDESFEIQASDISRISAQIQLLKELQEYCR; encoded by the coding sequence ATGTATTTACACTCCGCGGGAGCTACTGTAAGACATTCATCTATATTTACCCATCTGGAAAGCTATAAAAATGATTTCACACTAAGCCAGGAGTTCATTGATAAATGGGTAATTCCTTTCTATATGAAAATACGATATACTTCCGGTTCCTGGACTGAAGAATTAAAACAGCTCAAAGACGAAATTACAGAAGAAGTAATATTGGCTCTTTTGGGTGACTTCAACTGGCGGACCAGAACGGTAGGCGCTTATCTTTCGGCTCTAAAAAACTACGAAAATCATATTGATATCATTGGCACTCATTTTCTTAAAAGTGAAGTATGTTATGCTGGTGATCTTTATGCTCTTATCCTAGCTTTTTATAATAATGAAAAGAGTATGGAATATCTTGATCAGTATCTGACTTATTATCTGCAACAACCTCATCTTGATTTTGATCAGGAAAGTGTTCTAGAAACTGTTGCCTATCTCGATCAGTTTAATAAAACCAATCATCTTTTAAAATATACGGATGACTGGGAAAACATGACAGAATATAGAAACAGAGGATCTAAAACCGATGAATCATTTGAAATACAAGCCTCTGATATCAGTCGCATATCTGCACAGATCCAGCTACTGAAAGAACTTCAGGAATACTGCCGATAA
- a CDS encoding MgtC/SapB family protein, which produces MEFLQDHSVQNELLLILISVILGLMIGAEREYRNKSAGLRTFILVCFGSCLFTVLSIRIGVENPDRLAANIITGIGFLGAGVIFKGDNKIDGITTATTIWATASIGMAVGSGYVYLSLVGTALVLLILSALIYLQEFIDNRHKIREYKIAVSGREDIKYCEKVFEDHHLKYLLIKLQYTKENLSMTWKLTGDNKDHDKIIQSLIDDPKIIAYQF; this is translated from the coding sequence ATGGAATTTTTACAGGACCATTCCGTCCAAAATGAACTGTTGCTGATACTGATCTCAGTTATCCTTGGTCTCATGATCGGGGCAGAACGGGAATACCGGAACAAATCGGCAGGGTTGCGCACTTTTATTCTGGTATGTTTCGGATCCTGTTTGTTTACAGTCCTTTCTATTCGTATTGGAGTAGAAAACCCTGACCGGCTGGCGGCCAATATCATTACGGGAATAGGTTTTTTAGGGGCAGGAGTAATCTTTAAAGGAGATAATAAAATTGATGGAATCACCACGGCAACAACCATATGGGCAACTGCTTCAATAGGAATGGCGGTGGGCTCCGGCTATGTTTACCTTTCTTTGGTGGGAACAGCATTGGTACTGCTTATTTTAAGTGCATTAATCTATCTTCAGGAGTTTATAGACAACCGGCACAAGATCAGGGAATACAAAATAGCAGTTTCAGGCCGGGAAGATATAAAGTATTGTGAAAAAGTATTTGAAGATCATCATTTAAAATATCTGTTAATTAAGCTTCAGTATACCAAGGAAAACCTTTCTATGACCTGGAAACTGACAGGAGACAATAAGGACCACGACAAAATAATTCAGAGTTTGATTGACGACCCTAAAATAATCGCTTACCAGTTTTAA
- a CDS encoding protein phosphatase 2C domain-containing protein yields MNIYSALQIGDYHTNQCEDHLVIRKTASDKIICAVMDGCSTALESHFASVLTGKIIRKAAIEKSYKDLYEAAPTSIDEELKEIIQSIFEEMSFAKKQLMLDEKELLTTLIILFYNFKENKGGVLTIGDGVICINGEITEYDRDNKPDYLAYHLHEDFNDWYFRQQQKIFFEDLKDISIATDGILTFTQVKKANTEDKINFAQYLMTDLTYSETEEMLNRKLKHLEQHYGVKPTDDLAMIRMIL; encoded by the coding sequence ATGAACATTTATTCCGCTTTACAAATCGGAGACTATCATACCAACCAATGTGAGGACCATCTGGTGATCAGAAAAACAGCTTCAGACAAAATTATCTGTGCCGTTATGGATGGATGTTCCACGGCTTTGGAAAGTCATTTTGCTTCTGTATTAACAGGAAAAATAATAAGAAAGGCTGCTATTGAAAAAAGCTATAAGGACTTATATGAAGCGGCTCCCACAAGCATAGACGAAGAACTTAAAGAAATCATACAAAGTATTTTTGAAGAAATGTCTTTTGCAAAAAAGCAGTTAATGCTGGATGAAAAAGAATTGCTAACCACTCTTATTATCCTGTTTTATAATTTCAAAGAAAATAAAGGCGGTGTTTTAACCATTGGAGACGGTGTCATTTGCATCAACGGGGAAATAACGGAATATGACAGAGATAATAAACCTGATTATTTAGCTTATCATCTTCATGAAGATTTTAATGACTGGTATTTCCGGCAGCAACAGAAAATATTTTTTGAAGATCTGAAAGATATTTCTATTGCCACAGACGGAATCCTTACTTTTACCCAAGTTAAAAAAGCGAATACTGAGGATAAGATCAATTTTGCCCAATACCTGATGACAGATCTTACCTATAGTGAGACTGAAGAAATGCTGAACAGAAAGCTTAAACATCTGGAACAGCACTACGGTGTAAAACCTACGGATGACCTTGCTATGATCAGAATGATCCTATAG
- the polA gene encoding DNA polymerase I: protein MDATQDKRLFLIDAYAMIFRGYYALIRNPRLTSKGLDTSAVFGFTNSLIELIRREKPTHLAVVFDVGQASVRTEDFSDYKANRSETPEAIKIAVPYIHRILEAMHIPILGVEGYEADDVIGTIACKAEKEGYTTFMVTPDKDFAQLVTDKIKIYKPGLKGGDIEILGVDEVKAKYEIEDPKQVIDYLAMMGDAVDNIPGLDGVGEKTAMKFLKEYGSIENLLANTDQLKGKLKEKVEASAERGILSKKLATIICDAPVEFHQEQYDLETPDFEKVKEVFDEIEFRRLYENLYRAFAPAAAETVVVSEVEVKQTASGTEVKGQVMQLDLFANFEELEQATSTKSTIEQNDHLYQFVNNPKAQKMLVSNLLKQRAVCFDTETTSLNELEAELVGMSFSYKKGLAYYIPLSENRAEVLQTLEIFKPFFEKEDLLKIAHNLKFDYKILKQYDITVKGAMFDTMIAHYLLNPDGRHGMDYLSEVYLNYKPVSIETIIGKKGKKQGNFRDADLRTQTDYAAEDADVTFQLYELFAPQLKKENLEDLFFKIEMPLMEVLAKMELTGISLDEKWLAQESIDLENDLKQLETKIFELSEEEFNMNSPKQLGEILFEKMQLDPKAKKTKTGQYATSEDVLQKLASKHEIIKHILEYRTYQKLKSTYVDALPSQIDKEDQRVHTNFSQTTAATGRLASVNPNLQNIPIRTLRGQQIRGAFVSGEGKKIISADYSQIELRLIAEISGEENMIKAFQNGEDIHASTAAKLFKIPLEEVSKTQRSQAKTVNFGIIYGQGAFALAEQTGLSRTEAKQMIEAYFETYPKLKEYMAEQVNKARQLGYVETILGRKRHLKDINSNNFVVRGHAERNAVNAPVQGSAADVVKLAMIKIDKELEAQKLKTKMLLQVHDELVFESPVEEIETASVLIKKEMESALETQVPLLVEVGVGNNWLEAH from the coding sequence ATGGACGCAACACAAGATAAAAGACTCTTTCTCATCGATGCTTATGCGATGATCTTCAGAGGATATTACGCACTGATCAGGAATCCGAGATTGACCAGCAAAGGACTGGATACTTCTGCTGTTTTCGGTTTTACCAACTCCCTGATCGAATTAATCAGAAGGGAAAAACCCACCCACCTTGCCGTTGTTTTTGACGTAGGCCAGGCCAGCGTGAGAACAGAAGACTTTTCAGACTATAAAGCCAACAGAAGTGAAACTCCTGAAGCAATTAAAATTGCCGTTCCATACATCCACAGAATTCTGGAAGCAATGCATATTCCGATATTGGGAGTAGAAGGTTATGAAGCAGATGACGTGATCGGAACAATTGCCTGCAAAGCAGAAAAAGAAGGTTACACTACATTTATGGTAACCCCGGATAAAGATTTTGCCCAGCTGGTTACTGATAAAATTAAGATCTATAAACCGGGACTAAAAGGTGGTGATATCGAAATTCTGGGGGTTGACGAAGTCAAAGCGAAATATGAAATTGAAGACCCGAAACAGGTGATCGATTATCTGGCAATGATGGGAGATGCCGTAGACAATATTCCCGGACTTGACGGAGTTGGAGAAAAAACAGCCATGAAATTTCTTAAAGAATACGGAAGTATTGAAAACCTGCTGGCCAACACAGATCAGCTGAAAGGAAAACTGAAAGAAAAAGTAGAAGCTTCGGCAGAACGTGGAATCTTATCCAAAAAGCTGGCAACCATTATCTGTGATGCTCCCGTAGAGTTTCATCAGGAACAGTACGATCTTGAAACTCCTGATTTTGAGAAAGTAAAAGAAGTCTTTGACGAAATAGAGTTCAGAAGACTATACGAAAACCTGTACAGGGCATTTGCTCCGGCAGCAGCCGAAACCGTAGTAGTAAGTGAAGTTGAGGTAAAACAGACTGCCTCTGGTACAGAAGTAAAAGGACAGGTAATGCAGCTCGATCTTTTTGCCAATTTTGAGGAACTGGAACAGGCCACTTCTACCAAATCTACCATTGAACAGAATGATCATTTGTATCAGTTTGTCAATAATCCGAAAGCCCAGAAAATGCTGGTCAGTAATTTATTAAAACAGAGAGCCGTTTGTTTCGATACAGAAACCACTTCCCTGAATGAGCTGGAAGCTGAACTGGTGGGAATGAGTTTCTCCTATAAAAAAGGACTGGCTTACTATATTCCTTTATCAGAAAACAGGGCGGAAGTATTGCAGACCCTTGAAATTTTTAAACCGTTTTTTGAAAAGGAAGACCTGCTGAAGATCGCCCACAACCTGAAATTCGATTATAAAATCTTAAAACAATATGATATTACGGTAAAAGGAGCCATGTTTGATACCATGATCGCTCATTACCTGCTGAATCCGGATGGAAGACACGGAATGGACTATCTTTCGGAAGTATATCTGAACTATAAACCCGTTTCCATTGAAACCATTATTGGTAAAAAAGGCAAAAAGCAGGGGAATTTCAGAGATGCAGATCTGAGAACCCAAACCGATTATGCTGCAGAAGATGCCGATGTAACATTCCAGCTATACGAGCTTTTCGCTCCACAGCTTAAAAAGGAAAACTTAGAAGATCTTTTCTTCAAAATAGAAATGCCGCTGATGGAAGTTTTGGCTAAAATGGAACTGACCGGAATTTCACTTGACGAAAAATGGCTGGCCCAGGAAAGCATAGATCTTGAAAACGATCTGAAACAGCTGGAAACCAAAATTTTTGAGCTGTCAGAAGAAGAATTTAATATGAACTCACCAAAACAATTAGGTGAAATTCTATTTGAAAAAATGCAGCTTGATCCGAAAGCCAAAAAAACCAAAACCGGGCAGTATGCGACTTCTGAAGACGTCCTTCAGAAACTGGCTTCAAAACATGAAATTATCAAACACATTCTGGAATACAGAACCTACCAGAAACTGAAATCGACTTATGTAGACGCACTGCCTTCACAGATTGATAAAGAAGATCAGAGAGTACATACCAATTTCTCCCAGACAACAGCTGCAACAGGCCGTCTGGCAAGTGTAAATCCTAACCTTCAGAATATTCCGATCAGAACACTCCGCGGACAGCAGATCAGGGGTGCTTTCGTTTCGGGAGAAGGGAAAAAGATTATTTCGGCGGATTATTCACAGATCGAGCTGCGTCTGATTGCCGAAATTTCAGGAGAAGAAAATATGATCAAAGCTTTCCAGAACGGAGAGGATATTCACGCATCTACAGCTGCCAAACTCTTTAAAATTCCTTTAGAAGAAGTTTCAAAAACCCAGAGAAGTCAGGCTAAAACAGTGAACTTCGGAATTATTTACGGACAGGGAGCATTTGCCCTGGCGGAACAGACCGGACTATCCAGAACTGAAGCCAAACAGATGATCGAAGCTTATTTTGAAACCTATCCGAAATTAAAAGAATATATGGCGGAACAGGTAAATAAAGCCCGCCAGCTGGGATATGTGGAAACTATTCTGGGTAGAAAACGACATTTAAAAGATATCAACTCCAATAATTTCGTGGTAAGAGGTCATGCCGAAAGAAATGCCGTTAACGCCCCAGTTCAGGGAAGTGCAGCAGATGTTGTAAAGCTTGCAATGATTAAAATTGATAAAGAACTGGAAGCACAGAAACTGAAAACCAAAATGCTTCTTCAGGTTCATGACGAATTGGTGTTTGAATCTCCTGTTGAGGAAATTGAAACCGCTTCAGTACTGATTAAAAAAGAAATGGAAAGCGCGCTGGAAACACAGGTTCCTTTACTGGTAGAAGTAGGAGTGGGGAATAACTGGTTGGAAGCTCATTAA
- a CDS encoding copper resistance protein NlpE, giving the protein MLKSKMLILGIASAAFLASCTKEKTTETTAPATDSATVQTTPSDSITKATPSAPGDTSENALDWPGTYDAVVPCADCPGIKTSLTLNNDKTFSITEEYIDRKSKFDDKGSFEWDSTGSVITLKGKTAKYKYKVGENMLIQLDMDGKEIDGPNKDLYVFKKK; this is encoded by the coding sequence TGGAATTGCATCTGCTGCATTTCTTGCATCATGTACAAAAGAAAAAACTACTGAAACAACAGCTCCTGCAACGGATTCTGCAACTGTTCAGACAACCCCCTCAGACAGTATCACTAAAGCGACACCTTCTGCACCGGGCGACACCTCAGAAAATGCACTGGACTGGCCCGGAACTTATGATGCAGTAGTTCCATGTGCTGACTGTCCGGGAATCAAGACTTCATTAACGCTCAACAACGATAAAACGTTCAGCATTACTGAAGAATATATTGATAGAAAGTCAAAATTTGATGACAAAGGTTCTTTTGAATGGGATTCAACAGGAAGCGTAATTACATTAAAAGGTAAAACCGCTAAATACAAATATAAAGTAGGTGAAAATATGCTTATCCAGCTGGATATGGACGGTAAAGAAATAGACGGACCTAACAAGGACCTGTATGTTTTCAAGAAAAAATAA
- the tssD gene encoding type VI secretion system tube protein TssD yields the protein MAANSRGILKFNGGEGQKLLKLNYSVSRSTDVSGRVASDPSNALIKVTVEATEKSDILESLLNGKYKPTTGEVTFNKSHEEGTLITLNWENGYVIQHEVDFDAVDSNSMLISFVVSAEIIGFGGSKYEGLWPGK from the coding sequence ATGGCAGCAAATTCAAGAGGAATCTTAAAATTTAATGGAGGAGAAGGTCAGAAATTATTAAAACTGAATTACAGCGTATCAAGATCTACAGATGTTTCGGGACGTGTAGCGTCAGACCCTTCTAACGCATTGATCAAAGTTACAGTAGAAGCTACTGAAAAATCTGATATTTTAGAAAGCTTATTAAACGGAAAATATAAACCTACAACAGGAGAGGTTACCTTCAACAAATCACACGAAGAAGGAACTCTGATCACTTTGAACTGGGAAAACGGATATGTAATCCAGCATGAAGTAGATTTCGACGCTGTAGACAGCAACAGCATGTTAATCAGTTTTGTAGTAAGCGCAGAAATCATCGGCTTTGGAGGTTCCAAATACGAAGGATTATGGCCAGGTAAATAA
- a CDS encoding tetratricopeptide repeat protein — MKKILQIIILVIVLLLLAVIVKYKLFTDNDTKFYKDGWTAYENKQYDLTIFYLNRVDKNKFPDISAPLGFSYLEKQDFENAINNLQEAYNNKIGEKEGYYDKISNSLGICYMQKGDLNKSKLYLQEAQKLGNPDSKRNLQILDSLEHIRSK, encoded by the coding sequence ATGAAAAAAATACTGCAAATCATTATTCTGGTTATAGTTTTATTGCTATTAGCCGTTATTGTGAAATATAAGTTATTTACAGATAATGATACTAAATTTTATAAAGATGGATGGACTGCGTATGAAAATAAACAGTATGATCTGACAATTTTTTATCTCAACCGCGTGGATAAAAATAAATTTCCAGATATATCAGCTCCATTGGGGTTTTCTTATTTAGAAAAACAGGATTTTGAAAATGCTATAAATAATTTGCAGGAAGCTTATAATAACAAAATAGGCGAAAAAGAAGGGTATTATGATAAAATATCCAATTCTCTTGGAATATGCTACATGCAAAAAGGAGACCTGAATAAATCAAAATTGTATTTACAGGAAGCACAGAAATTGGGAAATCCAGATAGTAAAAGGAATCTTCAGATTTTGGATTCTTTAGAACATATCCGAAGCAAATAA
- a CDS encoding PAAR-like protein, which produces MSKLYVPDGAWLVCSDGMKKQQIKVTSQSTVTIAGGYLKATTDDRPGGNFMCAKMVIGGAILGAAIAAVLVAGSVVTGGALTVAVGAAVGAGVGLRAAMMPSICGMLLKGWTPYDKDVLTVGNHPLLENSMIPCRLGGNVMILYSEKAADEFTDKVIAETVLTVGAVICVSYLATALATAVVSGVSTVILTGIEYGVTSAAVQGISVFSVFVMSYGVNFGYDWLKEISGFENYVTGEAYGLNNRQENVEMGEATDKLYGAMSDGMGSGKDIANGQISGYNSTTASNSTFSQNRVFIADNSGNVTPPGTTVTNTTVSVNNQLPNSSVGASRIQISETNSNIRVTPNTTNASTTNVTSVYGTQYNNSLRSNMATGVKETFGGGVLRINGLLKGLGINLGIDIFRATSNWALASQIKDLNNAMLNEEAAARAKITVLAGKD; this is translated from the coding sequence ATGAGTAAATTATATGTACCTGACGGAGCATGGTTAGTCTGCTCGGATGGAATGAAAAAACAGCAGATAAAAGTTACAAGCCAAAGTACAGTGACTATTGCTGGTGGTTATCTCAAAGCTACAACAGACGATCGTCCCGGAGGAAACTTTATGTGTGCAAAAATGGTTATTGGAGGAGCAATATTAGGGGCTGCAATTGCTGCAGTTTTAGTAGCTGGTTCTGTAGTGACAGGTGGTGCTTTGACTGTTGCTGTAGGAGCTGCAGTTGGTGCAGGAGTAGGTTTAAGAGCTGCAATGATGCCATCAATTTGTGGGATGTTATTAAAAGGTTGGACGCCCTATGATAAAGATGTTCTGACAGTGGGAAACCATCCTTTATTAGAAAATTCAATGATACCATGCCGGTTAGGGGGAAATGTTATGATTTTGTATTCGGAAAAGGCTGCTGATGAATTTACGGATAAAGTTATAGCAGAAACGGTATTAACAGTTGGAGCTGTTATTTGTGTTTCTTATCTTGCTACGGCTTTGGCTACCGCTGTTGTAAGCGGCGTAAGTACCGTGATATTAACAGGTATAGAATATGGTGTAACTTCAGCAGCTGTACAGGGAATCAGTGTATTTTCCGTTTTTGTAATGTCATATGGAGTAAATTTCGGATATGATTGGCTTAAAGAGATTAGCGGTTTTGAAAACTATGTAACAGGTGAAGCTTATGGTCTAAATAATAGACAGGAAAATGTTGAAATGGGAGAAGCTACAGATAAATTATACGGAGCAATGTCTGATGGAATGGGCTCAGGCAAAGATATCGCAAATGGACAAATTTCCGGATATAATAGTACCACTGCAAGTAATTCTACATTCTCACAAAATAGGGTTTTTATAGCTGATAATTCAGGGAATGTTACTCCTCCGGGAACTACAGTTACAAATACAACTGTCTCAGTTAATAATCAATTACCCAACTCCAGTGTTGGTGCAAGCAGAATTCAAATCAGTGAAACCAATTCCAATATTAGAGTCACTCCTAATACTACAAATGCTTCAACCACAAATGTGACATCTGTATATGGTACCCAATATAATAACTCTTTGAGAAGTAATATGGCTACTGGTGTTAAAGAAACTTTCGGTGGTGGTGTTTTAAGAATAAATGGTTTACTGAAAGGATTAGGTATTAATTTAGGTATTGATATATTCAGAGCTACATCAAACTGGGCTTTAGCTTCTCAAATAAAAGACCTGAACAATGCTATGCTTAACGAAGAAGCGGCTGCACGAGCTAAGATAACTGTATTGGCAGGAAAAGATTAA
- a CDS encoding immunity 22 family protein: MDTEISHFWLGYFRNEEEFYNFVEEDDDYYIGEESDDQYVSKFAESQHINWFDYDFLEYGFEDERLGIYEKFSEYSYADEWLPVIERKINELGMDTPVNAIIFASRFAIPKPVSVETDDYSLHYMGEIEITV; the protein is encoded by the coding sequence ATGGATACAGAAATTTCACACTTCTGGCTGGGGTATTTTAGAAACGAAGAGGAGTTTTATAATTTTGTGGAAGAGGATGACGATTATTATATTGGTGAAGAATCTGATGACCAGTACGTTTCGAAATTTGCAGAATCACAGCATATCAACTGGTTTGATTATGATTTTTTAGAATATGGATTTGAAGATGAAAGACTGGGGATCTACGAAAAATTTTCGGAGTATTCTTACGCGGATGAATGGCTTCCGGTCATAGAGCGTAAAATTAATGAGCTTGGTATGGATACCCCTGTTAATGCCATTATTTTCGCCAGCAGATTTGCCATTCCGAAACCGGTTTCAGTGGAAACGGATGATTATTCCCTGCATTATATGGGAGAAATTGAAATTACTGTTTAG